TTCACCTTTTTAGTATCTTTGGCCATTGCGTGATGATATACATATACTCATCTTTCTGCAAATTCTTTTGTATGTGGATGTGCTTGTTCAGAAGAAGAGTGAGAACCTAGCAATTTCATCTGGAGAACAAACAGATGCTCTTAACCCTGAAAATAAGAATACTTTGGGTAAAGGAAGTAATTTATCGGCTCACCAAACTGCTGCAAATAATGCCGATGTCATGTACATGGAAGAGTTCGATGCCTCCATTGCTACCGTAAACATTGTAAGTTCAATGTATcttctggaaaaaaaaaaaaaaatcaattattgaGATGTGACAATTTTAAGACGTCTGATTACAGGCTATTGTATGGTTCAATCTTCATGAGTATGCAAAGGCGTTAGCAGTTCTTGAACctttatatcaaaatattgaaCCCATATATGAGGTACTGGAGTTTATTGATTATATTGGTGATGGGAATCCGCTTTTAATTGCTCTATTAATATGCAGACCACAGCTCTTCGTATTTGCTTTTTGCTGCTGGATGTTGGATTAGCCTCCCGTGATGCATCGTTGTCTGCAGTAAGTGGCtgtattagatttttgtttatcGCTTGCAGACTTAAATTTTAGTAGTCTTGTAGTGGCTGATTTTTATATGTTGCTAATACTTGTTAACTTGTCTCATTATGTAGAAGAGTTACATGTTTTCAAGTTGATCGCTTTATCATTTCCTGtaattaaatcttaatttctttACCAAACTGGCACTAAAAGTTATGAGCATCAGTTGTTTTATCCTTCTGCCCGGACAGTTGTACTACCTTCATTTCCGTGTAAGGTTAGATTCTTTGCaagttgaatttaaataaattgaaaacagTATAGTCCTCTACAATATCTTTCCTATTCATGTTAGAAAATGTCGTGCTCTCTCTATATTTTCTGGAATTTGTACCATCTGTTCTTGGCATGTGTTCTTACTCTGTTGTCTTTAATGGAACTGTTATCTGCCATCAAATGCGTGACGATATATTCAAAACAGTTTTCTCATGTATTTTTGTCAGGATGTTCTACTTTATCTGGAAAAAGCTTTTGGGGTTACCAATGCGATCCAGAGTGAAACTGGAAGTACAGGGGCACAACAATCCACAAATGTGGTTGCAAAATCTTCATCTGTTCCTAGCAATGCTTCTGCCTCCGAACCTTCTAATACAGATATAGCCGCAAGTGTCAATTCCTTGGAGAGTCCTCTATCAAGAACTTTGTCAGAGGAGACATTTGAGTATGAGTCCATGTTATCAACGTTGGATATTGGTGGACAGAATTTACCAGCACAGGCTGGTTTTTCATCCTCGAATGTTCTTTTAAAGACACCAGTTTATCGGTCTCTATCTACTGTTGATCTCAAGCTTAAACTGCAACTGTATAAGGTtcgctttcttcttctcactAGAAATTTAAAGCAAGCAAAGCGTGAAGCAAAGCATGCCATGAACATTGCTCGTGGGATAGATTCATCCATGGCTCTTCTCTTAAAGGCTGAACTTGAATATGCCCGTGGCAACCATCGTAAGGCCATGAAGCTACTACTGGCATCAGGTAATCGGACAGACATGGGGATTTCAAGTATGTTAAACAACAACCTTGGCTGCATATATAATCAACTGGGGAAGTATCATACATCTACTGTAGTCTTTTCCAAAGCTGTATCTAGTAGTTCGGCTCTTTGGAAGGATAGAAAACCAAAGACTGTTTCACAAGACAACTCTCTTCTTATCGTGTATAATTGTGGTGTTCAGTACTTGGCTTGTGGAAAACCACTTCTTGCTGCCCGATGCTTCCAAAAAGCCGGTTTGATTTTCTATAATCGCCCTCTGTTGTGGCTCCGACTTGCTGAATGCTGCTTAATGGCTTTAGAGATGGGGCTGCTAAAGGACAACCTTGCTGAATCCGATAGATCGGATCTCAAGGTTCATGTTGTTGGAAAGGGAAGATGGAGACAGCTTGTATTGGAGGATGGAATTTCGAAAA
This sequence is a window from Cucurbita pepo subsp. pepo cultivar mu-cu-16 chromosome LG04, ASM280686v2, whole genome shotgun sequence. Protein-coding genes within it:
- the LOC111792818 gene encoding CCR4-NOT transcription complex subunit 10-like isoform X2, whose product is MVLHNIAISEYLRDGCSNPKKLLEVLNNVKKKSENLAISSGEQTDALNPENKNTLGKGSNLSAHQTAANNADVMYMEEFDASIATVNIAIVWFNLHEYAKALAVLEPLYQNIEPIYETTALRICFLLLDVGLASRDASLSADVLLYLEKAFGVTNAIQSETGSTGAQQSTNVVAKSSSVPSNASASEPSNTDIAASVNSLESPLSRTLSEETFEYESMLSTLDIGGQNLPAQAGFSSSNVLLKTPVYRSLSTVDLKLKLQLYKVRFLLLTRNLKQAKREAKHAMNIARGIDSSMALLLKAELEYARGNHRKAMKLLLASGNRTDMGISSMLNNNLGCIYNQLGKYHTSTVVFSKAVSSSSALWKDRKPKTVSQDNSLLIVYNCGVQYLACGKPLLAARCFQKAGLIFYNRPLLWLRLAECCLMALEMGLLKDNLAESDRSDLKVHVVGKGRWRQLVLEDGISKNGCAFSSGKEAGHFSSEGQPKLSISFARQCLSNALYLLNHSKTSFSNSVMASNSSLEEKDSSEVAPSRRNYKNLHCIDSKASLVTSGSNQISSNGDAKEQKGASSIQELVQNSLSYYDEITRRENLLIKQALLANLAYVELKLGNPLRALTLGRSLLELPESSKVYTFLGHVYAAEALCLLNRPKEAAEHLLYYLSDGTNFKLPFNQEDCEVWRVDGTADLEGANGGSTTANSSSQDDPHGMKFLRPEEARAVLFANFATVSALQGEFKQAQEFVSEALSIIPNSPEANMTAVYVDLALGKSQEVIAKLKQCSCVRFLPSGLTMERSS
- the LOC111792818 gene encoding CCR4-NOT transcription complex subunit 10-like isoform X1 is translated as MDARDSSSSATPNRDGSSSAIEDDGAVPVTAALAKEAASLFQSGKYAGCVEVLNQLLQKKEDDPKVLHNIAISEYLRDGCSNPKKLLEVLNNVKKKSENLAISSGEQTDALNPENKNTLGKGSNLSAHQTAANNADVMYMEEFDASIATVNIAIVWFNLHEYAKALAVLEPLYQNIEPIYETTALRICFLLLDVGLASRDASLSADVLLYLEKAFGVTNAIQSETGSTGAQQSTNVVAKSSSVPSNASASEPSNTDIAASVNSLESPLSRTLSEETFEYESMLSTLDIGGQNLPAQAGFSSSNVLLKTPVYRSLSTVDLKLKLQLYKVRFLLLTRNLKQAKREAKHAMNIARGIDSSMALLLKAELEYARGNHRKAMKLLLASGNRTDMGISSMLNNNLGCIYNQLGKYHTSTVVFSKAVSSSSALWKDRKPKTVSQDNSLLIVYNCGVQYLACGKPLLAARCFQKAGLIFYNRPLLWLRLAECCLMALEMGLLKDNLAESDRSDLKVHVVGKGRWRQLVLEDGISKNGCAFSSGKEAGHFSSEGQPKLSISFARQCLSNALYLLNHSKTSFSNSVMASNSSLEEKDSSEVAPSRRNYKNLHCIDSKASLVTSGSNQISSNGDAKEQKGASSIQELVQNSLSYYDEITRRENLLIKQALLANLAYVELKLGNPLRALTLGRSLLELPESSKVYTFLGHVYAAEALCLLNRPKEAAEHLLYYLSDGTNFKLPFNQEDCEVWRVDGTADLEGANGGSTTANSSSQDDPHGMKFLRPEEARAVLFANFATVSALQGEFKQAQEFVSEALSIIPNSPEANMTAVYVDLALGKSQEVIAKLKQCSCVRFLPSGLTMERSS